A window from Roseburia sp. 499 encodes these proteins:
- a CDS encoding HD-GYP domain-containing protein: protein MTEEKSREKLRRVPIRYLWSGMVLSDDLYNEYGRVLLIRAGEKITESTIRRLENLGTEDNCVVTYETSYREIMSQDNMPPEIQQRVVEDRFGYTELKKDVRNLLEIIEHVAEVEHDMVESVTEKVAQKIQIMDFCDFFQCIHVPRKLDEELQRHSLNIAFLNGIMGYWLKLPYEKIQRLVMAGLLHDIGKTKIPEQILFAPRKLTEEEFEVIKHHPIFSYELLDNQYVDVVKDAVLHHHERMDGTGYPDGLSGEKVSVFARITAICDVYDAMVSKRSYKEARLPFDILEKFTENTYVGLDQTLTAIFVKNMVKHFIKKQVVMSDGSVGTVAYIPPNDISHPVIAVGDVVKQVDEHWYCKKVFDEWNLL, encoded by the coding sequence ATGACAGAAGAGAAGAGCAGGGAGAAGTTAAGAAGAGTTCCAATCAGATATTTATGGAGTGGAATGGTACTGTCAGATGACCTTTATAATGAATACGGAAGGGTATTATTAATACGTGCTGGAGAAAAAATTACAGAAAGTACCATAAGACGTTTGGAAAATCTGGGTACAGAGGATAATTGTGTTGTGACTTATGAAACCTCTTATCGTGAAATCATGAGTCAGGATAATATGCCACCGGAGATTCAGCAGAGAGTGGTAGAAGATCGTTTCGGATATACAGAGCTTAAGAAGGATGTACGGAATTTGCTTGAGATAATTGAACATGTGGCGGAAGTAGAACATGATATGGTAGAGTCCGTAACGGAGAAAGTTGCACAGAAGATTCAGATAATGGATTTTTGTGACTTTTTTCAATGTATTCATGTTCCGAGAAAGTTGGATGAGGAGTTGCAGCGTCATTCACTGAATATAGCTTTTTTGAATGGAATAATGGGATATTGGCTTAAATTACCATATGAGAAAATTCAGAGGTTGGTTATGGCAGGGCTTTTGCATGACATTGGCAAAACTAAGATACCGGAACAGATTTTATTTGCACCGAGAAAGTTAACAGAAGAGGAATTTGAGGTAATTAAACATCATCCAATTTTTTCTTATGAACTTTTAGATAATCAGTATGTTGATGTTGTAAAAGATGCCGTGCTCCATCATCATGAGAGAATGGATGGAACCGGATATCCGGATGGACTTTCAGGAGAGAAGGTTTCAGTGTTCGCAAGAATTACGGCAATTTGTGACGTTTATGATGCGATGGTTTCTAAACGAAGTTATAAAGAGGCACGTCTTCCTTTTGATATTTTAGAAAAGTTTACAGAAAATACTTATGTGGGATTAGATCAGACATTGACAGCTATTTTTGTAAAAAATATGGTAAAACATTTTATAAAAAAGCAAGTAGTAATGTCTGATGGTAGTGTTGGAACGGTAGCATATATTCCACCCAATGATATCAGTCATCCGGTAATTGCTGTGGGGGATGTAGTAAAACAGGTGGATGAACACTGGTATTGTAAGAAAGTATTTGATGAATGGAATTTGTTGTAA
- a CDS encoding PqqD family protein encodes MRKRKNYLDYIPMHNPLYEYTYNSKKHIEIHVHNTGLFPRIAQILCKCPEYSNIELDDFGSFVWKCVDGKHSIYEIGDDVRKQFGEKAEPLYERLCSFFKILHQYSFIVMRS; translated from the coding sequence ATGAGAAAACGAAAAAACTATCTGGATTATATCCCAATGCATAATCCTTTATATGAATACACCTATAATTCAAAAAAGCATATTGAAATCCACGTCCATAATACAGGACTATTCCCACGTATTGCCCAAATACTCTGCAAATGCCCTGAGTACAGCAATATTGAATTGGATGACTTTGGCAGTTTTGTCTGGAAATGCGTTGACGGAAAACATTCCATTTATGAGATTGGAGATGATGTCAGAAAACAATTCGGCGAAAAAGCAGAGCCGCTCTATGAACGTCTCTGCTCCTTTTTCAAAATACTGCACCAGTATAGTTTTATCGTAATGCGTTCCTGA
- a CDS encoding PilZ domain-containing protein: MVEFTNDLIGCRAQMKDIQSNQLIADTRINAYDSNKKIVKISASDIHSFGEREVSLLVFSKNELFEYFGNLKRVMIANEYEISLYSGGKKEDRKRKRYEIVAEGKVEGIVVNQQKIQLQKPIAFTTRNISADGLLIETMAGSFEKKNQIQVLIELGDNRLQGNYEVVRVQNQSLWTEEYGCRYIVPEEKV, from the coding sequence GTGGTAGAATTTACAAATGATTTAATTGGATGCAGAGCACAGATGAAAGATATCCAAAGCAATCAGCTTATTGCAGATACCAGGATTAATGCGTATGATTCTAATAAGAAAATAGTAAAAATTAGTGCAAGTGACATACATAGTTTCGGAGAAAGAGAAGTATCTCTGCTGGTTTTTTCAAAGAATGAGCTATTTGAATATTTTGGAAATCTCAAGAGAGTAATGATTGCAAATGAATATGAGATAAGTCTTTACAGCGGAGGAAAAAAGGAAGATAGAAAAAGAAAGCGGTATGAAATTGTAGCAGAAGGAAAGGTTGAAGGCATTGTCGTAAACCAACAGAAAATTCAACTGCAAAAGCCGATTGCGTTTACTACACGAAATATCAGTGCTGATGGTTTGCTCATTGAAACCATGGCGGGAAGCTTTGAGAAAAAGAATCAGATACAGGTTCTTATCGAGTTAGGCGATAACAGGTTACAGGGTAATTATGAGGTAGTAAGGGTACAGAATCAGAGTCTGTGGACGGAAGAATATGGATGCCGTTATATTGTTCCGGAAGAGAAAGTGTAG